In one window of Vibrio pelagius DNA:
- a CDS encoding response regulator, translating into MKWSVNLTSSNLGLYLTLIAATLFVFDLHLPLGIAMAVPYVIVIVLSLIRNNPNFTLIWAIVCTLLTVIGYYLSPHGNDAWFAVFNRLITLCAIWVIALISIRISSAKESNQRQEATSDCDKFDNTANQFTTDAIMIVTKDGSISSINRRFSELFGYQTSEVKGRLFTQLLQGPKTDIKEVRRITDAIDKHKTIEVQVLQYHKNGSSCWVDISIIPRSTKGETSHFICSLRDVSKQKQLERALETKIEQSHQATQAKTQLMHLISNELTKPAQDLDKLAQKVMLSEQLSDAQRLGEQITHSSRLLQASLNYVIKLAHLDNDHITPRPQQLNLTSYMSHKRESIQALARGNGLLLEPTLSIPNQCDVLVDENLLDTIIDFFVLSAVSQLRGGTLWFESGLAIDADEQQLLVCFTFEDNGLISKQLTLNKHQTSPQGTFDQGINAGFRVIEKALIALLGHMEHRLSKNGHTQIDLQIPVTLLDTRPKANDELTPISSSDISILIAEDNKVNYIVLAKLLNKLGYERIDHATDGAIAVTMATDKQYDLILMDHHMPNMTGLEATTTLLNHYKVTAKVIACTADLSPQVRTQFFEAGATNVIYKPVKKDVLLDALSSLGNPIKIFEKEIDNKGVA; encoded by the coding sequence ATGAAATGGAGTGTTAATTTGACTAGCTCAAACTTGGGCCTATACCTAACCCTGATCGCCGCAACCCTATTTGTCTTTGATCTTCATTTACCACTTGGTATCGCCATGGCTGTTCCTTATGTCATTGTGATTGTCCTCTCACTCATTCGTAACAACCCAAACTTCACTTTAATTTGGGCAATCGTTTGTACTCTGTTGACCGTCATTGGTTATTACCTATCTCCACACGGCAATGACGCCTGGTTCGCAGTGTTCAACCGACTTATTACTTTGTGCGCGATCTGGGTAATAGCCCTCATATCTATCCGCATCAGTTCTGCCAAAGAGTCTAACCAGAGGCAAGAGGCCACATCAGATTGCGATAAGTTCGATAATACCGCTAATCAATTTACGACCGATGCGATTATGATCGTCACAAAAGATGGTTCGATATCCTCCATCAATCGTAGATTCAGCGAGCTATTTGGCTATCAAACATCAGAGGTGAAAGGGAGATTGTTTACGCAGCTTCTTCAAGGTCCCAAGACGGATATAAAAGAGGTGAGGCGGATAACCGATGCGATTGATAAACACAAAACAATCGAAGTCCAAGTTCTGCAGTATCATAAAAATGGCTCCTCTTGCTGGGTGGATATTTCGATAATCCCACGCTCTACCAAAGGCGAAACCAGTCATTTCATCTGCTCGTTAAGAGACGTTAGCAAACAAAAACAACTTGAAAGAGCACTAGAGACCAAAATAGAGCAATCTCATCAAGCTACACAAGCCAAAACGCAGCTCATGCATTTAATATCGAATGAGTTAACTAAACCAGCACAAGATTTGGACAAACTAGCGCAAAAAGTTATGTTGAGTGAGCAGCTCAGTGATGCTCAACGCCTAGGAGAACAAATCACACACTCAAGTAGACTTTTACAGGCTTCATTAAACTATGTCATCAAGCTTGCTCACTTAGACAATGACCACATTACTCCTCGCCCCCAACAACTTAATCTCACCTCTTATATGTCTCATAAGAGAGAGTCCATCCAAGCATTAGCGCGCGGCAATGGGTTGCTACTGGAACCTACTCTATCTATTCCAAATCAATGTGATGTACTCGTCGATGAGAATTTACTCGATACCATCATCGATTTTTTTGTACTCAGCGCAGTTTCTCAATTACGAGGTGGCACATTATGGTTTGAAAGTGGTTTAGCCATTGACGCCGATGAGCAACAATTATTGGTATGTTTTACATTTGAAGATAATGGACTTATCAGTAAACAGCTGACGTTAAATAAACATCAGACATCGCCACAGGGAACGTTCGACCAAGGCATTAACGCTGGATTCAGGGTGATAGAAAAAGCGTTAATCGCATTATTAGGCCATATGGAACACAGATTATCTAAGAATGGCCATACCCAAATTGACCTACAAATCCCCGTTACACTGCTAGACACCAGACCTAAAGCAAATGATGAGCTCACACCCATATCTAGCTCAGACATTTCGATACTCATTGCTGAAGACAACAAGGTCAACTACATCGTACTGGCGAAACTACTCAATAAACTGGGATATGAGAGAATCGATCACGCCACCGATGGTGCTATCGCGGTAACTATGGCCACAGATAAGCAGTATGATTTGATCTTGATGGATCATCACATGCCAAACATGACCGGACTAGAAGCGACAACCACCTTACTCAATCACTACAAAGTAACAGCCAAGGTTATTGCTTGTACTGCCGACTTATCCCCACAAGTCCGGACTCAGTTCTTCGAAGCAGGAGCGACTAACGTTATCTATAAACCGGTTAAAAAGGATGTTCTTTTAGACGCTTTATCATCGTTGGGTAACCCCATAAAGATCTTTGAAAAGGAAATAGATAACAAAGGCGTCGCTTAA
- a CDS encoding DUF2057 family protein, whose translation MKTTQKIALITALVVAPFASADIEIKVPSSVDILAVNENKPDLDGGLFSSHKTMTLPDGQNQIVFQYQVAFDQGNDREFIDSDTIIATFDASNTTLTFNMPKYRNISAAKEGMKDLQWSLVDSDQQTVKVKEDTLVKKGMQIGRNYPTEAANYNKKGGVAALASTTASAATISATAANTAVQPVTLPAKVTASDNTAEEMLYFWYEKADDATKQRFKDFVNK comes from the coding sequence ATGAAAACGACACAAAAGATTGCCTTAATCACTGCTTTGGTAGTGGCTCCATTCGCTTCAGCAGACATTGAAATCAAAGTCCCTTCAAGTGTGGATATCTTAGCAGTGAACGAAAATAAACCCGATTTAGACGGCGGACTTTTCTCCTCTCATAAAACCATGACACTGCCAGACGGTCAGAACCAAATTGTATTCCAATATCAGGTAGCTTTTGACCAAGGTAACGATCGTGAGTTCATTGACAGCGATACCATCATCGCAACCTTTGATGCGAGTAATACGACACTGACCTTCAATATGCCTAAGTACCGAAATATCAGTGCCGCAAAAGAAGGCATGAAGGATCTTCAATGGAGCCTTGTCGATTCGGACCAGCAAACGGTTAAGGTCAAAGAAGACACATTAGTGAAAAAAGGTATGCAGATTGGGCGAAACTACCCAACAGAGGCAGCCAACTACAATAAAAAAGGCGGTGTCGCAGCACTGGCGAGCACAACTGCTTCAGCTGCAACGATCAGTGCAACTGCGGCAAATACAGCTGTTCAACCTGTAACACTACCAGCGAAAGTAACAGCGTCGGACAATACTGCAGAAGAGATGTTGTATTTCTGGTATGAAAAAGCAGACGATGCAACCAAACAACGCTTCAAAGATTTTGTAAATAAGTAA
- a CDS encoding GNAT family N-acetyltransferase — protein sequence MKIREYRNTDAPELWALFFNTIRNVNIQHYSQSQVEAWAPSEFSIDVWQNKMDKIRPFVVELEGTIVGYTDLQESGLIDHFFCHHEYQGRGIGSQLMSHVLNLAKQQGLKRVFSEVSITARPFYEHFGFSVVNEQTIEVRGQIMNNFVMEKQLA from the coding sequence ATGAAGATAAGAGAATATCGAAATACAGATGCACCAGAGCTTTGGGCTCTGTTTTTTAACACGATAAGAAACGTCAATATCCAACACTATAGCCAGTCTCAGGTTGAAGCGTGGGCACCTTCTGAGTTTTCAATAGACGTTTGGCAAAACAAGATGGATAAGATCCGTCCCTTTGTTGTTGAACTGGAAGGAACCATTGTTGGGTATACAGACTTACAAGAGAGCGGATTGATAGACCATTTCTTTTGTCACCATGAATATCAAGGACGGGGTATCGGCAGTCAACTCATGTCACACGTATTGAACTTGGCTAAACAACAGGGATTGAAAAGGGTCTTTTCTGAAGTAAGCATCACGGCGCGTCCTTTTTACGAGCACTTTGGATTCTCTGTCGTGAATGAACAGACTATCGAAGTCCGCGGGCAAATCATGAATAATTTTGTGATGGAAAAACAGTTAGCCTAG
- a CDS encoding c-type cytochrome, whose translation MSLIQDRWNPKTLFNSLIVATTLFSSAHAVSNDEQFEIGKQKAKVCMTCHGEDGISTQEPYPNLRGQKMGYLISSLKDYQTRERTSGLAVLMQQQADALSDQDIEDISYFYSQLGNEK comes from the coding sequence ATGAGCTTAATTCAAGATCGATGGAACCCGAAGACACTATTCAACTCTCTGATTGTCGCAACTACTCTTTTTTCCTCGGCGCACGCTGTCAGCAATGATGAGCAATTCGAGATAGGTAAACAGAAAGCCAAAGTGTGTATGACCTGCCATGGTGAGGATGGCATCTCAACGCAAGAGCCCTATCCAAATCTACGTGGCCAAAAAATGGGGTATCTGATTTCATCGCTCAAAGATTATCAAACTCGCGAGCGTACCAGTGGACTGGCCGTTTTAATGCAGCAACAAGCTGATGCTCTTTCCGACCAAGACATTGAGGATATCTCCTACTTCTACTCACAACTCGGCAACGAAAAGTAA
- the ccoN gene encoding cytochrome-c oxidase, cbb3-type subunit I — MDNVTTQYSVKVVKYFILASFVWAILGMLIGVILAAQLYWPILNFDSQYFQFGRLRPLHTSGVIYGFVVNILMGTSLYIAQRTGHCQLFNKSLAWMVFWGWQLVLLLALISLPAGYTTSKEYAELEWPIDLLIVFVWVLYAVLFFGTIAKRKVGHIFVANWFFAAFIIVIAMIFIINNLAMPVSAMKSYSVFAGAQDAIVQWWWGHNAVGFLLTAGIIGINYYFIPKAADRPIYSYRLSVIHFWGLVGFYTWAGTHHLIYSSVPVWVQNIGIVMSLILWLPSWAGAFNSAMTLLQNKEKLKNDYILLFFFSAILYYCLATFEGPLLAIRWFNMLAHNTEWVIGHVHSGALGWVGMSGIAVFYYFIPRLWNKTELWSPKLLKWHFWLAHAGVALYAIALWVAGIGEGYMWLTQNDNGELVYSFVQAMDFKAPWLFLRFFGGALFVLGLLLMAVNLYKTVRMSNELVAKEA, encoded by the coding sequence ATGGATAACGTGACAACGCAATACAGTGTGAAGGTGGTTAAGTACTTCATTCTGGCATCTTTCGTCTGGGCCATTTTAGGCATGTTAATCGGGGTAATTCTCGCTGCGCAACTCTACTGGCCTATTCTCAATTTCGACTCTCAGTACTTCCAATTCGGTCGTCTGCGCCCGCTTCATACCTCCGGCGTCATCTACGGATTCGTCGTTAATATCCTGATGGGAACGTCGCTTTACATTGCGCAGCGGACCGGACATTGCCAACTCTTCAACAAAAGCTTGGCATGGATGGTGTTCTGGGGATGGCAGCTCGTTCTCTTACTTGCGTTGATTTCACTCCCTGCGGGTTACACCACTTCTAAAGAGTACGCAGAACTAGAGTGGCCAATCGACTTGTTAATTGTCTTTGTTTGGGTTCTTTACGCTGTTCTCTTCTTCGGTACGATAGCCAAACGTAAGGTGGGACATATTTTTGTTGCTAACTGGTTTTTCGCGGCATTCATTATCGTTATCGCGATGATCTTTATCATCAACAATCTCGCCATGCCTGTTTCAGCCATGAAGTCCTACTCGGTATTTGCCGGCGCTCAAGACGCCATCGTCCAGTGGTGGTGGGGCCATAATGCAGTTGGCTTCCTTCTTACAGCTGGGATCATCGGCATAAACTACTACTTCATACCCAAAGCCGCTGACCGTCCGATTTACTCGTACCGTCTATCCGTAATCCACTTTTGGGGCTTAGTCGGTTTCTATACTTGGGCAGGAACCCACCATTTAATTTACTCCTCTGTTCCTGTTTGGGTGCAAAACATCGGCATTGTGATGTCATTAATTCTTTGGCTTCCTTCGTGGGCGGGTGCGTTCAACAGCGCCATGACGCTGCTTCAAAACAAAGAGAAGCTCAAAAACGACTATATCTTGTTGTTCTTCTTCTCGGCGATTCTCTATTACTGCTTAGCCACATTCGAAGGCCCACTACTCGCGATTCGCTGGTTTAACATGCTCGCGCACAACACCGAATGGGTTATCGGGCACGTTCACTCAGGTGCACTGGGTTGGGTCGGAATGTCAGGCATTGCGGTCTTCTACTACTTCATTCCTCGACTGTGGAACAAAACTGAACTGTGGTCACCAAAACTACTTAAATGGCACTTTTGGCTCGCACATGCTGGGGTTGCTCTTTATGCCATTGCGTTGTGGGTTGCAGGTATCGGTGAAGGCTACATGTGGCTAACACAAAACGACAACGGCGAATTAGTGTATAGCTTTGTACAAGCTATGGACTTCAAGGCCCCGTGGTTGTTCTTGCGTTTCTTTGGCGGGGCTCTGTTTGTGTTAGGTCTTCTGTTGATGGCAGTCAATCTCTACAAAACCGTTCGCATGTCGAACGAGTTAGTGGCAAAGGAGGCTTAG
- a CDS encoding cbb3-type cytochrome c oxidase subunit II, whose product MNKDFTQSVWILIITTVVVASFSLLVWVVPNIVRTADIAEGSLAKPLTALELAGRDIYISEGCHVCHTQMVRPLDPEVKRNGRANQEADDIYEFPNLWGSKRTGPDLTNLGRKYSDQWHIIHLINPRQVVPTSIMPAYPWLFEQTLSGDDIGDKMKTLRTLGVPYTDSEISEARLQVRGKTKAEALIRYLQSLGQDTAQEVSP is encoded by the coding sequence ATGAATAAAGACTTCACTCAATCGGTTTGGATTCTGATTATCACAACGGTCGTCGTCGCCTCCTTCTCACTATTGGTGTGGGTTGTCCCTAATATTGTGCGCACCGCAGATATAGCCGAAGGAAGCTTGGCTAAGCCCCTTACTGCACTGGAGTTAGCTGGCCGTGATATTTACATCAGCGAAGGGTGCCATGTATGTCATACACAGATGGTTCGACCGCTCGACCCCGAGGTAAAGCGCAACGGTCGCGCGAATCAAGAAGCTGACGACATCTATGAATTCCCGAATCTTTGGGGCTCAAAACGTACTGGGCCAGATCTTACTAACCTAGGTCGAAAATATTCAGACCAGTGGCACATTATCCATCTCATCAACCCCAGACAAGTCGTACCGACTTCAATCATGCCCGCATACCCTTGGTTGTTCGAACAAACGCTTTCAGGTGATGACATTGGAGACAAGATGAAAACGCTGCGAACTCTCGGTGTGCCATACACAGATAGTGAGATCAGCGAAGCGAGGCTGCAAGTGCGTGGCAAAACCAAAGCCGAAGCACTGATTCGTTACTTGCAGAGCCTGGGGCAAGATACAGCACAGGAGGTGTCACCATGA
- a CDS encoding c-type cytochrome: MSTFWNWWAIICTLIFFVLMVSVVVKYWRSNHKADHDHTVGSFDNIEEKDAPPPKLLFVGYAIAFVISAGYLVLYPGMGEWRGLVDWQQSDDRLSSPSTSLDEQMAMQTQTDLNTLALVPEIVASGQILFQTHCAACHRDNAQGQKHFPNLIDQEWLYGGDDNAIIHSIAKGRNGAMPGWNEILRPDEISKMSYYLASLNQRHTDVPEVKVELGKNLFIQNCASCHADGTVANPDLGVPDLSDSIWLHGGSIEEIQHTINFGLNNLMPAFEEQLTANEILALGAYIRHSEQTEIERLAALKADSVERGEYLAHAGDCVACHSAEGGEPFAGGLPFVTPFGTVYSTNITPHASEGIGRYDFDDFRDALVKGKGKEGYLYPAMPYTSYQYLTDQDMLDLWEYMQSIPAVSRRNDDNSMIFPSNIRLGLLGWNIVFMDTDPIDYQVPQELKESVDDVEKWQRGKYWVAGLGHCSECHTPRNIAQALIPERIFQGNLIDGWNAPDITANELYIDGWDEKTLTDFLHTGHSDKGTAFAGMADVVKNSLSLMTREDVESMSYYLLQGDTNNMISPDAVPLQPKGFDDAAYQSDIYATYRQTCGACHGDDGKGRDPIAPTLLNNGIIMHSDPFNTVAVTVRGLQPTYLDKDRNFMPMASFEEVLSDQKLAELITFVRKNLGDRHDPVTPEYVREVRETLEAAGYAGGLHTTPEMYDRRDNNIHIK; encoded by the coding sequence ATGAGTACATTCTGGAACTGGTGGGCGATCATTTGCACTCTAATCTTCTTTGTTTTAATGGTTTCTGTGGTTGTTAAATATTGGCGCAGCAACCATAAAGCCGACCACGATCATACTGTCGGTAGTTTTGATAACATTGAAGAGAAAGACGCGCCTCCGCCTAAGTTGTTGTTTGTTGGCTACGCTATCGCTTTTGTTATTTCTGCTGGTTACCTCGTGCTATACCCCGGTATGGGAGAATGGCGAGGTTTGGTTGATTGGCAACAGAGCGATGACCGATTAAGTTCCCCGTCCACCTCGCTGGACGAACAAATGGCCATGCAGACTCAAACCGATCTCAACACCTTAGCTTTGGTACCTGAGATTGTCGCAAGTGGCCAAATTCTGTTTCAAACCCATTGCGCAGCGTGTCACAGAGACAATGCTCAAGGTCAGAAACATTTCCCTAATCTCATTGATCAAGAGTGGTTATATGGTGGTGACGACAACGCCATTATCCACTCTATCGCTAAAGGCAGAAACGGTGCGATGCCGGGTTGGAATGAGATACTCAGACCCGATGAGATATCCAAAATGTCCTATTATCTGGCCTCTCTCAATCAGCGCCACACTGATGTGCCAGAGGTCAAAGTCGAACTTGGCAAGAACCTCTTCATACAAAACTGCGCTTCCTGTCATGCTGATGGCACTGTTGCTAACCCTGATCTTGGTGTACCTGATCTCTCAGACAGTATTTGGCTACACGGCGGCAGTATCGAGGAGATACAACACACAATCAACTTCGGCCTAAACAACTTGATGCCAGCCTTTGAAGAGCAACTTACCGCAAATGAGATTCTTGCCCTAGGCGCTTACATTCGTCATTCAGAACAGACAGAAATAGAAAGACTTGCAGCCTTAAAAGCGGACTCGGTTGAACGCGGTGAGTATCTTGCTCATGCCGGAGATTGTGTTGCGTGTCATAGTGCTGAAGGTGGGGAACCTTTCGCTGGCGGCCTACCATTCGTGACTCCGTTTGGTACAGTTTACTCGACCAATATCACTCCTCACGCCAGTGAAGGGATCGGTCGATATGACTTTGATGATTTTAGGGATGCATTGGTCAAAGGTAAAGGCAAAGAGGGCTACCTCTATCCAGCAATGCCCTACACTTCCTATCAATACCTCACTGACCAAGACATGCTTGACCTTTGGGAATATATGCAGTCAATTCCTGCGGTTTCTCGTCGAAATGATGATAACAGCATGATATTTCCATCCAACATCAGACTTGGACTGTTAGGCTGGAACATTGTCTTTATGGACACCGATCCAATCGACTATCAAGTACCACAAGAGCTTAAAGAGAGTGTTGACGATGTCGAGAAGTGGCAACGGGGCAAATACTGGGTTGCAGGGCTCGGACACTGCTCGGAGTGTCACACTCCAAGAAATATTGCTCAAGCCTTGATACCTGAACGTATATTTCAAGGCAACTTAATTGATGGTTGGAACGCGCCAGACATTACTGCTAACGAGCTCTATATCGATGGATGGGATGAAAAGACGTTAACGGACTTCTTGCACACTGGTCACTCAGATAAAGGCACTGCATTTGCTGGAATGGCTGACGTAGTAAAAAATAGCTTGAGCTTGATGACGCGGGAAGATGTCGAATCAATGTCATATTACCTGTTACAAGGCGATACCAATAATATGATTTCACCCGACGCGGTTCCTTTGCAGCCGAAAGGTTTCGATGATGCAGCGTATCAGTCTGATATCTATGCAACCTACCGTCAAACATGTGGGGCTTGCCACGGTGACGATGGTAAAGGCCGAGATCCAATTGCTCCGACTCTGCTTAACAACGGGATTATTATGCACAGTGACCCGTTTAACACCGTTGCAGTAACAGTTCGAGGCCTACAACCAACCTATCTCGACAAGGATAGAAACTTTATGCCAATGGCGAGTTTTGAAGAGGTACTCTCTGACCAGAAGTTGGCTGAACTCATCACTTTTGTACGTAAAAACCTTGGTGATAGGCACGACCCTGTCACACCCGAATACGTTCGAGAAGTGAGAGAGACCTTGGAAGCGGCGGGATACGCTGGCGGGTTGCACACAACCCCTGAAATGTATGACCGTAGAGACAACAATATCCACATCAAATAA
- a CDS encoding PAS factor family protein yields the protein MDKSTLIYNTLEGLSNAEPQEFAQIRQDLYNQLGLTFEQQTALYTRVLGPAGAGKLTDIDNAVQSACQLLGE from the coding sequence ATGGATAAATCCACTCTCATTTACAACACCCTTGAAGGGCTATCGAATGCAGAGCCGCAAGAATTCGCTCAAATTCGTCAAGATCTTTACAACCAATTAGGTCTGACGTTCGAACAACAAACTGCACTTTATACTCGTGTTTTAGGCCCTGCTGGTGCTGGGAAATTAACTGACATCGACAATGCTGTTCAGTCGGCTTGTCAGTTACTTGGCGAATAA